In the genome of Coturnix japonica isolate 7356 chromosome Z, Coturnix japonica 2.1, whole genome shotgun sequence, one region contains:
- the PMAIP1 gene encoding phorbol-12-myristate-13-acetate-induced protein 1 isoform X2: MMPGRTIRKPAPPAEPAERDAVAECAVELRRIGDKADLRQKILNLITKLFCPKT; encoded by the exons ATGATGCCCGGCAGGACGATACGCAAACCTGCTCCACCCGCCGAGCCTGCAG AGAGGGACGCGGTGGCTGAGTGCGCCGTGGAGCTGCGCAGGATCGGCGACAAGGCGGACCTCAGGCAGAAGATCCTGAACCTCATCACTAAACTCTTCTGCCCCAAGACGTGA
- the PMAIP1 gene encoding phorbol-12-myristate-13-acetate-induced protein 1 isoform X1: MMPGRTIRKPAPPAEPADLARIKSPPPCACLAERDAVAECAVELRRIGDKADLRQKILNLITKLFCPKT; the protein is encoded by the exons ATGATGCCCGGCAGGACGATACGCAAACCTGCTCCACCCGCCGAGCCTGCAG ACCTCGCTCGAATTAAATCCCCACCTCCCTGCGCGTGCCTTGCAGAGAGGGACGCGGTGGCTGAGTGCGCCGTGGAGCTGCGCAGGATCGGCGACAAGGCGGACCTCAGGCAGAAGATCCTGAACCTCATCACTAAACTCTTCTGCCCCAAGACGTGA